The candidate division KSB1 bacterium genome contains the following window.
ATGGCATCATTAAATTTTGTAATGGCGGCGCTGAAATTCCCGTTAGTGTATTCTAACCAAGCCTCATTAAGAAAGTCTTGCAGTGATTTGAGCGTCATAAACTGCCGTTCAGTTGATGTGATAATCCCTTGCTCATTTTCAGATTCGACGATGTAAAAATAATCCGTATTCGAAGTGAGATTAAAAAGCTGAACTTCATGAATGGTTTGGAGAAGCTCTTTTGTCTGTTCAAAATCGTATTGGCCTGATGTCGTTCCATATCTCACGGTTGAGGAGCTCTTCACATTGGTTTTCCAGGATATTTGAGCAGCAATAAACTGCACCGATTCTAAAGGGCCTTCGGTAATTCTTGGCTTTTCAGGTCCTGTGCTGCTGCCACCGCAAGCAAGAGAAAACAGGACCGTTCCCAGGACTAAATATGTAGGTTTAATGCTCTGTAAGAATTTCATTTTTTCCTCACTGCAAAATCAACATTTTTTTATTCAAAATAGTTTTGGATGCTTTTAATTGATAAATGTAAATGCCGCTGGCAACCGGGATATTTCTTTCATCCAGGCCGTCCCACAAGATTTTAAAGGAGCCTGCTTCTTTAACCCCGGCAAATAATGTTTTTACTTTTTGTCCCAATAGATTAAAGATGGAAATTTCAATGGATTCCTGAAAGGGCAAGTCAAATGATAAGACCGTTGAAGAAATTTTGGGTGTAAATGGATTTGGGTAATTTTGCTGCAATGCGAATTGAATCGGAATAATTGGATCTGCCGTTACAACCCGGAATCTTCCGAGTTTTGCAATCTTAGCAGTCAATCGATCGTTGTTATACGTTGAAGGAATTGCTTCCCAGTCCCCGGTTTCGTTTTTTTGCTCTAATTGTAAAGTTTTGCCTTCCGGAGCGATCATTGTAAAACTGAGATCACCCTCTTTCTTTAAAGACAATGACGGTGGTCCAATGAGATATGTGGCAAGCCCTAGGCTGCTTTTTGAGATCGACTTACCGGATTCCGGATCAAAAGGCTCATCCAATTCAACTACGGTGAGATAAGTATCTTCATGCAAACTGCCGGAAGAAATATAAAGATTCATTTCACCGCCAGGGGATGATATGTTGCCACCTTCTCTCGCAATAAGTAACTGGGCAGAGAAGCTCTTCGTAGCATTACCGGAATTATTACCGTAATCTCTAGCCGTAACCGCCAATTCCAGCACTCCGCTATTTTCCAGCTTTGTATCGCCCTTATAGATATGAGCGGATTGATTGAGTAAGGATAGTGAAACGGGTGAGTTGTTTAACGTAAGAGTTGGAGATTCCTGTAAATCTTCGGAAGAGACTACGTATAAATCCACGTAACGTGTAAGCACAGGATTTTGTAGAACGCTGATAGTCAAATTCGGCGGGACGTTGTCCAACTCTTGTGTATGAAAACTCCAGCTAAAATCATCATCCGGAGATCCGTCTACCTGACCATTGCCATTTCCATCTAAAGGTAGTCCCGATGTGTTTGTAACATTGGTCTTGATTGTGACTGTAATATCTTCATCTGGCGGAAGGTCTACTGAAGGAGAAAAAGTCATACGTCTTTGACTTTCATCATAAACAAGTTCACCAGGGATTACACCAGATGAACTAGAAATAATTACATTTTTTTCATTTAAAGAATCTGGATTAATTCGTTGATCATAAACGGCGGAAATATCCAATATTTTTTGAAAATAAGGAACATCTGTTGCTCCGTTTTCCGGAAAAACCGAAGATATTTTAGGAGGAACTAAAGACGCTCCTTGTTTTGTATTCAGGTGCAAAAATGTGATTTGGTTTCTGGTGGTAGAAAATTCTCTCATCCACAGTATGTCAAGAACGCCATTACTTACGCGGTTTGGCAATTCGGCAAAATCAGTATTTGGGGTATCGTTGGAGATATTTCCAGCCGGCAGCCAAACACCATTTCTAAAAATGGTTAAATATGCATCTGCAACGCCTTGTGTAACTTTTGACAATGCTTTATTATTTTCATACTGAATAATATTTTGAACAGGTTTACCCAGGCTGGATCCGCTGGAAAATGGTTCCTGACCATCCAGGTATAAAAGATATAGGTCTGAGTTTTCATCAACAGAAATATTTGGATAGGTAACCGAACCTCTATTTGAACCGTCATGAACAATGGATTGTGCTACCGAGGTTGGCGTTGTCCAACCGCTTATTTCCCCGGTCACATTCAATTTTGTATACATTACATGAAAAGTGCCGTTGAAATTATCCGTGAACACAGCATGTACATTATTTTTCGGATCGATAGCAAAAGATACCATAGTTGAGAAAAGTACCCCGGAAGAACTGATTGCTTCAGGTGTAGTCCATTGTTGATAATCATTGCTAGTGACCGCATAAGCGAACACGTTGCTGTTACCGGGATTTGCAACATCAAAAATGCCGTCGCTATATAAAACATAGGCTTTCCCATTTGAACTAAAATCAATGGTAGGAACAAATGCAACATGATCGTCAGAGGATGCAATCATCTTATCATCGGGCCAGGTTTCACCGCCATCACTGGAAAAATTGTGGTACACATCGCCCAGGTTGCGTTCAAGGTTTTGTGGTAATACGGAATTCCATACAATATGGGGGTTTTCGGTTGGATCAATCGCTATAGCTGCATATAAATTATCATCAATGGTAAATGTTTTGCTTATTAGTTTGGGAGCCGACCAAGTTAGGCCATTATCGTCGGATCTACTATAATAGACTTTAAAATTAGAGGTAGAAGTCTCTTGTGCATGCCATGCAACATGCATTCTGTCAGACGAGTCGATTGCTATTGATGGCATTCCGCCAAAAAATAGCGATATGTCAATTTGCGTTTCTGTAGAAAATGTTTCTCCATTGTCACTGGATTTTACATGATAAACAAATCTTCTATCTCCAACAATTTCGTGGTAAACAATATGGATATCACCGTTTACACTGACTACGATATTGCGGCCTTCATTTCCATAAGAGTGTGTTTGCTGAACAGTAGTAATTGCTGTGGAAGTGGTCGAGGGGGTAATAAAGGTAAAATCCGCACTAAAAGTTGGGCCATTTCCTCTTTGATCGGCAGAGCCAACCCGATAGTGATAGATCGTATTGGGCTGCAAATTGCCAATTCCGATTTGATGTACGACCCTTGGTTCGTCATCAACAAATTCTATCCCATATTGGTCTGTTAACCCAAATTGAATAATACTGCTTGAGAGCTCATCCGTTTCCCAAAAAATAGTGACAGAGGATCCGGTGGAGAGTGATTCTCGCGGTCCGAGGGTTATTCGTGGAGGCGTCAGATCAACCAGTTCGGTAGTTACGGAAAAAGAATAAGGATTTGAAGTACTCAAACTCGATGCGATTAAAATCATATCATTGGCGCCATTACCAATTCTAGCTAAACTCGCTTGACCCTGGTTTGAATTATTTAAATTGATTGGAGTAACTGAATTCTGATTTCCCCTTTCCAAAATGCTTGCTGCAATCTCTCTATTCGGTTCACCAATAAATTGCAACACAGCCGTTGTATCTGTTCCGGTAAAACGATAGTAGGCCGCTGAATACTGTTGTAATGATCTCCTTGGAGCATCAACAGGATAAATCGGATGAGTGGTAATAAAGTTAGGTAAAATGGGTAAGCGAAATACGTTATAACCATAATATCCATTGTCGCCAATAGTGGGATCATTGGCATAATTAGCAATGGTAAAATTAGTGAAGATCTGTTCGATTGAAAGGGAAATACCCACCTGATCCAATGCATTCCGTATACTTGTTACACCGTTATCCGGATCTTGAACGATCGCTTTGATTAGAGGATTGCCAAATTTCTCTCCCAGGTAAACATTCCACAAGCCTACTCTTTGGTAATCTTCAAGCTGATCACCCCAACTTGTCATAGATTTATTCGGATTACTAAAATAGTTAACCGGTATTGAAACGCCATAACCACATAACTGTTGAGCATATTCCGAAGCGCCTTCATTAATCCACCTTTCTTCATTGGTATCAAAATGGTTGTGAATTAAATGTTGAAATTCATGTGCAACGACGAGCAAGGAAAATTCATTAGTAGGCCTTCCGGGGTTAGAATCGACATAAATCATGTCTTTTTGATTACTATTGGCTAAATCGGATTGATCCCTGGGACTGAAAAATCCGGCAATAAATAAATTATTTCCGTTTTCAGGATCAAAATTATCTCGAATATCCAAAATAAGTATGTAGACGTAACCGTCCCCGGATTTATTTGGTGGTGGACCAAAATACTCTTCGTTTATTTCCCGAATGCCTTTACCGGGATCAACGGAAGCGCTTGGAAAATGTCCGGGGAGCTGGGAGGAACTGGGCGTTGCAACTTCAAAAGCATTATGGAATGTATCCACATCATTTTGTGTTACACGTTGGCTATCCCATTGAGGTTTTTCAACGAAAATGTAGGTTTTGTCGGTCTTGTGCCGTAATTCCGCTTCGAGTGAATGGGCTTCTTGCTTTTTAAAGTCATATGAAAAGAAACTCAGAATATCTCCGACTTCCAAAGTAACTTTAGTTTGTTTTTTGAGTGGATCTTGTGGCAGCTGTTCTTGTTGGTTCAAATTAGCCATAATTTTGAGAACTTCCTGGTAACCACATTTAATACTTATAGGGTCACTTGAGGAAATATCTTTCAAGGCTTGCTGGAAAGCGAATGTTTGGCTGTTAAGGCAAAACAAAAGTAAAGCGAAGACTAATCTTTTCATAATCATTCTCACTTTTTTGTAAGTGTTTATAGGGTTTGGTGTTTTGTAAAAAATGAGCTCTTTAAATCCGAAAATGTTACTTGTAAATTCCAAACAAGTTTCAACTTATAAAAATTTCCAAATAATGTCCATTAGATTTTGTTGGATTACAAAAAGAAAATATTGGTTATTAATTTGAAATTTATCTTCCAGGTTTGATGCGGAAAAATCGCTTGATTTTCGGCTGTTGAACAAGCACTTTTAAAAGTGAAGTGAACTTGTGATTGGACTAGCCAAAATTGAATCATGGGTTTATCAGTTTAGTAAGGAGATTATTATGGTCAATCGACGAGAGTTTATTAAATCAACTGCAGGGGCTTTTTGTGCGCTAAACGTATCATCAATAAATCACAACGTATTCGTATCCTCTAAGAAGAAATTGGATCGTGTAGGACTTCAGCTCTATACCATTCGAACTGAAATGAAAAAAGATTTTGAGGGATCGCTGGCTAAAGTAGCAGAGATCGGTTACAAAGAAGTTGAATTTGCCGGTTACTTTGGACGAAAACCGGGGGGAATTGCTAAACTCCTAAAACAACTCGATTTGGATGCGGTTGCCGCACATATTTCATTCAAGGATATCAATGATCAGTTTGAGAAAACAGTCGAAGCTGCTAAAGCCATTGGCCTCCGCTATGTAATTATTCCCTCGTGGTTTGACAGGCAAAAGTATACCACGAAAGATTCCTTGAAGGGATTTGCAGAGATTTTGAATCAAGCGGGAGAAAAATGCAAATCTGCTGGAATTCAGTTCGGCTATCATAATCATAATCATGAATTTAAAGATGTTGACGGCGTCATCCCTTATGATGTTTTTGTAAAAGAAACCGATCCGGAGTTAGTAGTCATGGAGATGGATTTATTCTGGATTATCAAAGGCGGCCAGAATCCCCTGGATTATTTTAAGCGTTATCCCGGGCGATTTCAATTATGCCATGTCAAAGATTTGGATAAAGATCAGAAAATGGTTGATGTCGGCAAAGGCAATATTGATTTTGGTGAGATTTTCACTAAATCCAAGCAAGCGGGACTAAAGCACTATTTTGTCGAGCATGACAATCCCGATGATCCGTTTGCAAGCATTATATTGAGTTTCAAACATTTGCAGGGTTTGGAGTTTGGATAAGATAATGTATTAATTGTAGGGCTAAAAGCATTTTTTGGTAAATCGTAGACAAGTTCGAAAATGGATGAACTGAATACATCGACCGTCTTTGAATGGCGGACATATGTTTTTGAATACAATTAAACTTGATATGAACTTGACAACGCAGCAGGAGGATCAATTTAAGGGTATTTCCATTAGACCAGCATAACAAGGGTGCTCGGAACAAAGCTGAATTGAAGATTAAATCGAGAGCAAAATAAAATTACCCCAAATACTTTTGCAAAGTTCTATACCTGCTCTTGTGGCGTAGTTTTCTGAGAGCTTTCTCTTTAATCTGGCGTACACGTTCTCGCGTGAGTTTAAAAATATCACCGATTTCTTCTAGTGTTAGCGGACGATCTTGGGCAATGCCAAAATAGAGTTTGATTATTTTCGCTTCCCTAGTTGATAAAGTCATTAATACGATGTTAATATCGGTAAAAAGCGATTCATCTAACAAATTGATGTCCGGTGACGGTAAATTATCATTTTGTAATATATCTAATAAAGTACTACCATCCCATTGTTGAAGTGGGGTATCTAATGAAAGGTGATGATTTGAGTTTTTCATCACATCACTTATTTCATTAAAAGAAATGTTCATTTGTCCAGCCAGTTCATCGAGGTTTGGCTCCCTCTCGAATTTTTTTCCGAAAGCATGCATGGCATTGCCAACTTTTTTAATCGCGCCTATCTGGTTAAGCGGCAATCGTACAACACGAGATTGTTCGGCAATAGCTTGTAAAATAGATTGACGAATCCACCAAACCGCATATGAGATAAATTTATAACCCCGGGTTTCATCGAAGCGAGTAGCGGCTTTGATTAATCCCAAATTACCTTCATTAATCAGGTCTTCAATTGGCAGGCTCTGGTTCTGGTACTCTTTGGCAACGCTGACGACGAATCTCAAATTAGAACGTACCAGGCAGTCTAAGGCTTCTTTGTCATTATTTTTAATGCGTTTGGCAAGCAACACTTCTTTTTCTGCTGATAGAGGATTATAATTTCGTATTTCCTCTAAATATTTTTCCAGAGATTTTTCTGAGCGAAATTTAGTTGCTGTTTTAATTTTTGTATCTCCTGTCCACTGTCCAAACTAGCCACTTAAAATAAAATTAAAGCCTTTGGAGTTATTGTTTCGCAAAATTAAAATAGTAAAAATTAATTTTGGAAATGTAAAGTCTTTTGGGCGAATAATCCAAATTTGTTCAATGCATGAATTTCATTTTTATCGCTTCGTTTGTAATTTAATTAATTGTAATTTTTCATAAGATATTGAAAATAACTTGACTTAAAAAAATCAAATTCATAAGTTTTTAACTTTAAAAGTTATTAGCTTGGAAATGACTTCATTTTAAAACGTTTATTTTCATATTTCACTACAGCTATAGTTTCTAACTGTGTTTATTATCGGTTATTTTTAGTATTTGAATGAGAATCCTAGCAAGAATAATAATACTATTCCTACTTTTTTGCCCGGCGCTATTATTTTCCCAGGAAAACCAATCTGATCGAGGGATCAGGAAAATCACAGTGGACGACGATAGTCGGTTTACCAATACCGGCAACATAGGCCTGACTATAACTAATTTTGGTACTATTGGCGATGGCTTTGCAACCCAAACTCCAACCGACCAACCCTCTTGCGAATATCCGAAAGGATCGGCCATAGAACATCTTTTTGTCGGCGGTCTTTGGGTTGGCGGCAAGCGGGACGACGGAACGATCTTCGTTACCACCGGTGCTCGAGACATCCCCTCCCTCAGGGATGTGGCTGCCGGATTTGAATTCACAAATTCGGACGATCCCAACGACGTCGTCCTGGAACGTTCCAGCATTATCGATAATCCGTTCTTCGATCCCTTTGCTGTAAGCCACCAAGACTTCATTGCTGATTTTAGTGACACCAACGTCGTTGTCCCAGGAACTACAATCCGCATTCCACAACATACCCCTGTGGGGATTGCTGTTCATTTGGAAGCCTACGCCTGGAATTTTCCCTTTGCCGATGCCTTTGTGCTACTTAATTACACCATCAAGAATGTAAGCGGGCAGCGGTTGAATGAAGTTTATGTTTCACTCTGGGCGGATTTGGTGGTGCGAAATACGAATATCACACCGCCGCGTGTTGGAGCTCCTTTTTATCAACATGTTGGGAATGGCTATATAGACTCGTTGCGGATGGCCTATGCATACGATTATGATGGTGACCCAGGATTCACGGACTCAGGCATGTATGTTGGATTTAAACTTTTGGGCGCAACCCCGCAAGCTAATGACCAGTCATATATTGTTAGAGCCTTGTACAACGCCTGGTTGTTTCGTAACACCAGCGATCCTGTGCTATTTTCCCCTGTTACAGACATTGAAAGCTACCGAAAACAGCGAGTTCCGCTTGCACCTCTATTGATCGACTCTGTCATAAGAGGAATCCCCGGAAACTACATGACCCTCATCAGTACAGGGCCCTTTCAAAGTCTCGATGCCGATTCCGCAATCAACGTGGTGTTTGCCATGATTTGCGGCAGCAAATTTGGCGATGATCCTACGACGGATGACACAGATAATAGCAAAACAAATTTTCTTACCAATGCCTTTTGGGCGCAAACAGCTTATGACGGCGAGGACCGAAATGGCAACAATGTTCTGGACCCGGGCGAGGACATCGATCGTGATGGAGTCATTGATCGCTATGTACTTCCTACTCCGCCAACCACCCCCAGGATGAAGGTTGTGCCGTCAGACCAATCGGTGACTATATATTGGGACCGTTCCGCAGAAGAATCGATCGATTTTATCAGTGGTGAAAAAGATTTTGAAGGATATCGAATCTACAGATCGAAATTGGCAGAGGATCTTCCGGGACGAGATTTGTTGACTTCTTTAAATGAGATCGCAGAATTTGACATAGTAAACAGTATCGGTTATGATACGGGATTTGATTTTGTACTACTAGATGAACCGATAACATTCGGTGAGGTGTTTGAAAATCCGGTAACGCAGCAGAACGAAACAATATTTTATCACTACAAATTTGTGAATACAAATTTACTCAATGGATGGCAGTATGCTTATTCGATTTCAGCATTTGATCGCGGCGATCCTGTAATAAACCTTGGTAGCCTGGAAAGCAGTAGATTAGCCAATGTGACTCGTGTATTTCCAGGCACTGAAAGCATGGAAAAGCAAATAGCGCAGCAGCCGGGTAAAAAGATCAAAGTGGGTGTGTACCCGAATCCGTACCGGGTGGGCGCCGCATGGGATGGTTTTCTTGAGCGCGAGAGAAAAATCTATTTCTATAATCTACCGGCAAGCAGTGAGGTTAGAATATACACTCTCGCCGGTGATTTGATTGATTCTTTCGAACATAACGGCGAATCTTATGCCGGTGAAGGCATTCAGTGGTTCGAGCGCTTTTCTGGTAGCAATCGTGTATTTGCCGGCGGAGAACATGCCTGGGATCTGGTTACCGCCAGCGACCAGGCCATCGCTTCGGGATTGTATTTTTTCACCGTAGAGGACTTACAAAATGGTGATATTCAAAGAGGTAAATTTATGGTTATTAAATAGAGAGGAAAGGAGGAAACAGTATTTTTGTTGGTATTAATTAAATTACTTAACGTTTGGGAGGTAGAAGAATGAAGAAATTTATTGGATTAGTTAGTATAAGCGCTGTTGTTTTTCTGGGCGCTTCATTGTCGTTTGGACAAGGACATTTGTTAATTACGGAGTTTGCAGTTACACCCACTCCAGGAGAATTCGTTGAGATTTATAATCCAACACCAGATTCAGTTGATCTGAGCAATTACTACATTACTGACGCTACTTTTGCTGGTGGTGGGACATACTATTATAATATCGTTACCGGCGATGGCGGTGGTGGTGGGTTTGGTGATTTTAATGCAAGGTTCCCAGCTGGCGCTAAGATTGGACCCGGAGAATACCAAACCATTGCCATTCTTGGAGATTCACTATTCTTTGATCAATACAACGTTTTACCAACCTACGAATTGTATGAGGATGGTTCTAATTTTGCAAGCGATGTTCCTGACATGTTGGAAGCGACTGCCGGGAGTATCGACGATAACCATGCGGGCAATGTTCAATTTGGTGCGTTAAGTACCGGCGAAGTGCTAATCCTTTACTATTGGGACGGAGTCAGTGACCTGGTAAAGGATGTCGATTATGTCGTTTGGCAAGATAAAGCTGAAGCAGTTGACAAAACCGGTGTAAGTATTGACGGACCTGATGCAGGTGAAGAGACATCAACTTACGCTGCCGATACAGCGATTGCTGATCAAACAACTGTGAACGCAGATAATGATGGCGATGGCAATGCCCACGATTCCGATAAATCTGCCCAACGAGTTTTACCTGTAGAAGATTTAGAGAATTGGACAGGTGGCAATGGTATCACCGGACATGACGAAACCAGCGAAAACACTTCCTGGAAGGGTGGTATCTGGAGTATTAACGCCCCCGCAACACCTAATGCTGCGGCATTAAGTGAAAGCCCAAGTATTCAGAGCCTTAACTTTATCCGGGCAGACGATATCGGTCCCGATGCGAACGACGATTCACCCCAACTCGGAGATACTTTATCGGTAACAGGAATCGTGATGCAGGATATGCGCGAGATCTTCCTGGGATCCCGATGGGGCGGTTTTATCATGGAAGAAAGCGGCGGTCCATGGAGCGGATTTTTTGTCATTCAAAATGATACTTCGACAGCGGGTGTAGCGGGCACACTTCTTACCGCTACAGTACCGGGCGACACAATTAAAATAACAGGAATTGTCTCCGAATTCCAGCCCACCCCTAATACACCCAGTATCACACAATTCGTACTGATAACGGACCCGGTTACCCCCATCGAGTTTGTGGGCCCGGCCTCAGACCCGGCAAATCCGGGGCTTCCTGATTTAATCGTGTTGACACCCGGAGATCTCGGCCTGAACGCCGCTGGAACCTCCGCAGATGTCCAACTGTCAGAACGTTGGGAAGGTGTGCTGGCCCGCTTTGAAGACCTCACAATACTTGCAAACGGCCTGCCCGGCAACACCATGACCGCTACGGATGCGTCCGGTACCATCATTCTGGATGACTATTTTAGCGCCGTAAGTAATGCAGTAACCAATAACGGCAATGTCTGGCCTGATCTTCCGGCCGGGACAAAAATCAATGTGACCGGTTTTGTGCGCGGTGGAACCTCCAGCGGACTGATTACCATTAATCCGCGAACCCTTGCCGATATCGAGATTGCCTCTTCGCCGCCCGAGATATCCAATGCCAGCCGAACCCCAACAATTCCGACGGCTGCCGAAGCAGTAACGGTCTCCGCGGTCATTCAAGACGCTCAAGGCGCAGTTGCAACGGCTACGGTTGACTATCGCGTGGATGGAGGTGCTTTTCAAAAGGTAGACATGGCAACCGGCGGTGGCTCAAGTCAACAAGCAGTCATCAACTTTGCTGACAGCCTTTATTCTGCAGATATTCCCGCCCAGGCTGACGGCGCTCTAGTTGAATATTTTCTGACAGCGGCAGACGACACCGCTGATAGCACAAGGGCTCCCGCAACCGGAAACTTTTTCTATTATGTTCGAGATGCAGGACCCACGATCCGTGATGTTCAATTCACACCGTTTGCAAATGGCAATTCAGGTGCAGTAGGATTGCCGATTACAGTTACCGGCATCGCAACAACCGACTCAGCGGATTTCTCGTTCTACTGGATTCAAGATGGCACGGATCCCTGGAGCGGAGTTCTGGTCCTTGACAATGTGAACAATGTAAACCTCGGCGATGAGGTTGAGGTAACCGGAACCGTGGGAGAATGCTTCGGTCAAACCCAAATCAACAATGTAACCAGCGCGAATGTCTTGTCAAGCGGGAATACTCTTCCTGATCCACTGATGATGAACACCGGCGATATTAACACCGGTGCTGCAGGCGCCGAAAGTTATGAAGGTATGTTTGTGCGAGTCGAAAATGCTGAAGTCATCAATGAGCGGCCGGATGGATTCCCCGGTTTCGGAGAATTTACGGTGAACGACGGCAGCGGCGAGCTAAGGATTGATGATTTGTCTGCAATCTTTCAAGGTCAAACAAGTCCTGATACCGCTTTTCACGCTGGAGAACGCTACGCCATACAAGGTATTTTGGATTGGACGTTTGGAAATTTCAAAATTCAACCGCGCAATAACGATGACTTGGATAATACCACGGGAGTTGAGGATGATAATTTGCTTGGCGTACCATTTACCTATGAGCTGAAGCAAAATTACCCGAACCCATTCAATCCGGAAACTTCCATTCAGTATTCGCTTGCGAATAAGGGAGCGGTTAGTTTGACGGTTTTTAACCTGATGGGCCAGAAAGTCCGGACGCTGATCGATAAGGATCAGCCGGCCGGTAATTACGAAGTTCGCTGGAATGGTTTGAATGACCAGCGTCTGAAAGTTGCCAGTGGCATCTATTTCTACCGGTTCAAATCCGGAGATTTCACTAAGATTCAGAAGATGCTGCTGCTGAAGTAGTAACATTATTGGAGAGGGAGGGCAGCTTCAGATGCCCTCCCCTTCAAGTTCAAGTTCATTTTTTAATTGTCTGGGAGTAAAAATAACTTCTTGCTAAGCATGTTTAGTTACAGCACTTACAAAATTTTAATTCTTGTGATTTTAGCTTCGCTCTTTTTTAGCTGCTCAAAGGATTTTGGTGATAACCCTATACCTAACCAGCCCCCCGAGACTCATATTTCCATTTTTTCAGACAATGCGCTCAACGCCACAACCAGCCGTCAGACATTTCACTGGTGGGGAGACGATCCAGATGGTATCGTGGTTGGCTTTATCTACACGTTTGAAGCAAGCGCAGAAAATGTTGAAACCTGGGACAACGATTCGCCGGCACCTTTTTGGACATTTACAACGGAAAGAACGGAGACGTTTACGCTAAAGCTTT
Protein-coding sequences here:
- a CDS encoding Ig-like domain-containing protein, with the protein product MKRLVFALLLFCLNSQTFAFQQALKDISSSDPISIKCGYQEVLKIMANLNQQEQLPQDPLKKQTKVTLEVGDILSFFSYDFKKQEAHSLEAELRHKTDKTYIFVEKPQWDSQRVTQNDVDTFHNAFEVATPSSSQLPGHFPSASVDPGKGIREINEEYFGPPPNKSGDGYVYILILDIRDNFDPENGNNLFIAGFFSPRDQSDLANSNQKDMIYVDSNPGRPTNEFSLLVVAHEFQHLIHNHFDTNEERWINEGASEYAQQLCGYGVSIPVNYFSNPNKSMTSWGDQLEDYQRVGLWNVYLGEKFGNPLIKAIVQDPDNGVTSIRNALDQVGISLSIEQIFTNFTIANYANDPTIGDNGYYGYNVFRLPILPNFITTHPIYPVDAPRRSLQQYSAAYYRFTGTDTTAVLQFIGEPNREIAASILERGNQNSVTPINLNNSNQGQASLARIGNGANDMILIASSLSTSNPYSFSVTTELVDLTPPRITLGPRESLSTGSSVTIFWETDELSSSIIQFGLTDQYGIEFVDDEPRVVHQIGIGNLQPNTIYHYRVGSADQRGNGPTFSADFTFITPSTTSTAITTVQQTHSYGNEGRNIVVSVNGDIHIVYHEIVGDRRFVYHVKSSDNGETFSTETQIDISLFFGGMPSIAIDSSDRMHVAWHAQETSTSNFKVYYSRSDDNGLTWSAPKLISKTFTIDDNLYAAIAIDPTENPHIVWNSVLPQNLERNLGDVYHNFSSDGGETWPDDKMIASSDDHVAFVPTIDFSSNGKAYVLYSDGIFDVANPGNSNVFAYAVTSNDYQQWTTPEAISSSGVLFSTMVSFAIDPKNNVHAVFTDNFNGTFHVMYTKLNVTGEISGWTTPTSVAQSIVHDGSNRGSVTYPNISVDENSDLYLLYLDGQEPFSSGSSLGKPVQNIIQYENNKALSKVTQGVADAYLTIFRNGVWLPAGNISNDTPNTDFAELPNRVSNGVLDILWMREFSTTRNQITFLHLNTKQGASLVPPKISSVFPENGATDVPYFQKILDISAVYDQRINPDSLNEKNVIISSSSGVIPGELVYDESQRRMTFSPSVDLPPDEDITVTIKTNVTNTSGLPLDGNGNGQVDGSPDDDFSWSFHTQELDNVPPNLTISVLQNPVLTRYVDLYVVSSEDLQESPTLTLNNSPVSLSLLNQSAHIYKGDTKLENSGVLELAVTARDYGNNSGNATKSFSAQLLIAREGGNISSPGGEMNLYISSGSLHEDTYLTVVELDEPFDPESGKSISKSSLGLATYLIGPPSLSLKKEGDLSFTMIAPEGKTLQLEQKNETGDWEAIPSTYNNDRLTAKIAKLGRFRVVTADPIIPIQFALQQNYPNPFTPKISSTVLSFDLPFQESIEISIFNLLGQKVKTLFAGVKEAGSFKILWDGLDERNIPVASGIYIYQLKASKTILNKKMLILQ
- a CDS encoding lamin tail domain-containing protein; translation: MKKFIGLVSISAVVFLGASLSFGQGHLLITEFAVTPTPGEFVEIYNPTPDSVDLSNYYITDATFAGGGTYYYNIVTGDGGGGGFGDFNARFPAGAKIGPGEYQTIAILGDSLFFDQYNVLPTYELYEDGSNFASDVPDMLEATAGSIDDNHAGNVQFGALSTGEVLILYYWDGVSDLVKDVDYVVWQDKAEAVDKTGVSIDGPDAGEETSTYAADTAIADQTTVNADNDGDGNAHDSDKSAQRVLPVEDLENWTGGNGITGHDETSENTSWKGGIWSINAPATPNAAALSESPSIQSLNFIRADDIGPDANDDSPQLGDTLSVTGIVMQDMREIFLGSRWGGFIMEESGGPWSGFFVIQNDTSTAGVAGTLLTATVPGDTIKITGIVSEFQPTPNTPSITQFVLITDPVTPIEFVGPASDPANPGLPDLIVLTPGDLGLNAAGTSADVQLSERWEGVLARFEDLTILANGLPGNTMTATDASGTIILDDYFSAVSNAVTNNGNVWPDLPAGTKINVTGFVRGGTSSGLITINPRTLADIEIASSPPEISNASRTPTIPTAAEAVTVSAVIQDAQGAVATATVDYRVDGGAFQKVDMATGGGSSQQAVINFADSLYSADIPAQADGALVEYFLTAADDTADSTRAPATGNFFYYVRDAGPTIRDVQFTPFANGNSGAVGLPITVTGIATTDSADFSFYWIQDGTDPWSGVLVLDNVNNVNLGDEVEVTGTVGECFGQTQINNVTSANVLSSGNTLPDPLMMNTGDINTGAAGAESYEGMFVRVENAEVINERPDGFPGFGEFTVNDGSGELRIDDLSAIFQGQTSPDTAFHAGERYAIQGILDWTFGNFKIQPRNNDDLDNTTGVEDDNLLGVPFTYELKQNYPNPFNPETSIQYSLANKGAVSLTVFNLMGQKVRTLIDKDQPAGNYEVRWNGLNDQRLKVASGIYFYRFKSGDFTKIQKMLLLK
- a CDS encoding sugar phosphate isomerase/epimerase, coding for MVNRREFIKSTAGAFCALNVSSINHNVFVSSKKKLDRVGLQLYTIRTEMKKDFEGSLAKVAEIGYKEVEFAGYFGRKPGGIAKLLKQLDLDAVAAHISFKDINDQFEKTVEAAKAIGLRYVIIPSWFDRQKYTTKDSLKGFAEILNQAGEKCKSAGIQFGYHNHNHEFKDVDGVIPYDVFVKETDPELVVMEMDLFWIIKGGQNPLDYFKRYPGRFQLCHVKDLDKDQKMVDVGKGNIDFGEIFTKSKQAGLKHYFVEHDNPDDPFASIILSFKHLQGLEFG
- a CDS encoding RNA polymerase sigma factor RpoD/SigA, coding for MKTATKFRSEKSLEKYLEEIRNYNPLSAEKEVLLAKRIKNNDKEALDCLVRSNLRFVVSVAKEYQNQSLPIEDLINEGNLGLIKAATRFDETRGYKFISYAVWWIRQSILQAIAEQSRVVRLPLNQIGAIKKVGNAMHAFGKKFEREPNLDELAGQMNISFNEISDVMKNSNHHLSLDTPLQQWDGSTLLDILQNDNLPSPDINLLDESLFTDINIVLMTLSTREAKIIKLYFGIAQDRPLTLEEIGDIFKLTRERVRQIKEKALRKLRHKSRYRTLQKYLG